Proteins from a single region of Polynucleobacter sp. KF022:
- a CDS encoding acyl-CoA dehydrogenase, producing MPYVAPVKDMLFVMNELAGLSEVVAYPSYMEAGADVDLAPAILEESAKFNQDVVAPLNWVGDQNPSSLKDGVVTTTKGFKEAFEQFGAAGWQGVVHPAEFGGQGLPKLIATACFEMVHSASLSFALCPMLTDGAIEALLTAADPELQERFVPNMISGEWTGSMCLTEPQAGSDLSMVRARAVPEGDGTYKIFGTKIYITYGEHDMAKNIVHLVLARTPDAPEGVKGISLFVVPKFLVKPDGSLGERNDVHCVSIEHKLGIKASPTAVLQFGDHGGAIGYLVGEENRGLEYMFVMMNAARFAVGMQGIAVAERAYQKAVQYAKDRVQSRDLTGSPGPVAIIHQPDVKRMLMTMRAYTEASRALAYYAASAYDAQHAAPDEADRKSNQAIYEFLVPIVKGFSTEMSIEVASLGVQVHGGMGFIEETGAAQHYRDARILTIYEGTTAIQANDLVGRKTVRDGGAVAKELSQCIAATEKELAASGSADAKAVLKQLTAARAAFEQAVAYIVANAKTDIKAVYAGSFAYLRLSGLVLGGWQMARALLAAERLRDGDPSFYDAKIATARFFAENLMPQAQALATSIVESGHSTNALEVEQF from the coding sequence TTGTTTGTGATGAATGAACTTGCTGGATTATCGGAGGTTGTTGCCTATCCTTCTTATATGGAAGCTGGTGCGGACGTTGATTTAGCCCCTGCTATTTTGGAAGAGTCTGCAAAATTTAATCAAGATGTAGTCGCCCCCCTGAACTGGGTTGGCGATCAAAATCCAAGTTCTTTAAAAGATGGTGTGGTCACCACCACTAAAGGATTCAAAGAGGCCTTTGAACAGTTTGGCGCAGCTGGTTGGCAAGGCGTTGTACATCCTGCAGAATTTGGCGGTCAAGGCCTGCCTAAGCTAATTGCTACTGCGTGCTTTGAGATGGTTCACTCAGCTAGCTTGTCATTTGCATTGTGCCCAATGCTTACTGATGGGGCGATTGAAGCGCTTTTGACAGCCGCTGACCCAGAACTTCAAGAGCGTTTTGTGCCGAATATGATTTCTGGTGAGTGGACTGGCTCAATGTGTTTAACAGAGCCACAAGCGGGCTCTGATTTATCGATGGTGCGTGCTCGCGCCGTTCCTGAGGGTGATGGTACTTATAAGATTTTTGGGACCAAAATTTATATCACCTATGGTGAGCACGATATGGCCAAGAATATTGTTCATCTAGTGCTGGCAAGAACACCTGATGCCCCAGAGGGCGTCAAAGGAATTTCTTTATTTGTAGTGCCTAAATTTTTGGTGAAGCCTGATGGTTCATTGGGTGAGCGCAATGATGTGCATTGCGTTTCGATTGAACATAAGCTTGGCATTAAAGCTAGCCCAACAGCAGTTCTGCAGTTTGGCGATCATGGTGGTGCTATTGGCTACTTAGTCGGCGAAGAAAATCGTGGCCTGGAATACATGTTTGTCATGATGAATGCAGCTCGCTTTGCGGTAGGCATGCAAGGCATTGCTGTAGCAGAGCGCGCTTATCAAAAGGCAGTTCAATATGCGAAAGACCGAGTGCAAAGTCGTGATCTAACGGGCTCACCTGGTCCTGTTGCCATTATTCATCAGCCTGATGTAAAGCGCATGCTTATGACAATGCGTGCTTACACAGAGGCGTCACGCGCATTAGCTTACTATGCCGCCTCTGCATATGATGCACAACACGCAGCGCCTGATGAGGCTGATCGTAAATCTAATCAAGCTATTTATGAGTTCTTGGTGCCAATTGTTAAGGGCTTCTCTACAGAAATGTCGATTGAGGTTGCCAGTCTGGGTGTTCAAGTGCATGGTGGTATGGGCTTCATTGAAGAGACCGGGGCCGCCCAGCATTATCGTGATGCCCGTATCTTGACGATTTATGAAGGCACTACTGCAATACAGGCAAATGATTTGGTTGGCAGAAAAACAGTGCGTGATGGTGGAGCTGTTGCAAAAGAGCTTTCTCAGTGCATTGCTGCTACCGAAAAAGAATTAGCAGCAAGCGGGTCTGCTGATGCTAAAGCGGTGCTTAAACAATTGACTGCAGCCCGCGCAGCTTTTGAGCAGGCTGTTGCTTATATTGTTGCGAATGCAAAGACTGACATCAAGGCTGTTTATGCTGGCAGCTTTGCATATTTGCGTTTATCGGGCTTGGTATTGGGTGGTTGGCAAATGGCTAGAGCGCTTTTGGCGGCTGAGCGTTTGCGTGATGGCGATCCCAGCTTTTATGATGCCAAGATTGCAACTGCGCGCTTCTTTGCAGAAAATCTAATGCCCCAAGCCCAAGCACTCGCTACCTCGATTGTGGAAAGTGGCCACTCTACAAATGCATTAGAAGTAGAACAGTTCTAA